The Methylocella silvestris BL2 DNA segment AGCGAAATATGACCCGGATGCAGCAGATCGAAACAGCCGTTGGCGACGCCGACCGTGAGCTTCTCCTTGGCCCAGGCCCAGCGCTGCGCGACGGCGTCCTCCGCCGTGATGTGGCGCCCGTCATTGACGGAGGCCGAGGCGAGCTCGGAGCCAAGCGAGGCGGCAAGCTCCTCCGGCGTGACGCAGGCGGTGCCGACCTTGGCGACGACAATGCCGGCGCCATGGTTGGCGAGTTTCATCGATTCCAGCATGGAAAGCCCAGAGGCCAGCGAGGCTCCGAGCACCGCGATCACCGTATCGCCGGCGCCGGACACGTCGAACACGTCCTGCGCCACCGTCGCGAGGTGGATCGGCGGTCCTGACAGCGGAAAGAAGGACATGCCTTTTTCCGACCGCGTCAGCAGGATGTTGGATTCGGTTAACTCCTGCGCCTGGATCGCTGCGGCAAGCGCCTGCGAATCCGTGTCGCAGGGAAGCCGCGTCGCGGCGCCGAGCTCCTTGCGGTTCGGCGTGATGATGGTCGCTCCGCGATAGGCGGTGAGGTCGAGGCGCTTTGGATCGACCAGAACTTTCTTTTGCGTGGCGTTGCAGCGATCGATGATCTCGCGCAGCACCCGCAAGGACAAAGCGCCCTTGCCGTAATCCGACAGGATGACGATGTCGGCGCGATCGGCGGCGGCGGCGGCGGCGGCGATCAGCCGCTGTTCGACAAGATCGTCATAGGGCGAGGTGTCTTCCTGATCGACGCGCACGATCTGCTGATGCGCGCCCAGAATGCGCAATTTGCGGGTGGTCGGACGGTCCGCGACGCCGATGAGGCCGGTCAGATCGACCCGGCCATGGGTCTGAAGGCACGAAATCAAATCGTCCCGCGCGCTATCGAGGCCCGTCAGCCCGACGACGTCGACTGTCGCGCCAAGGGTCGCCAGATTGGCGACGACATTCGCGGCGCCGCCTGCCACGGATCGTTCGGACAGGGAGCGCACGATTGGAACCGGCGCCTCGGGCGAGATCCGGCTGACGTCGCCCTGAAGATAACAGTCGAGGATCAAATCGCCGATCACCGCGACGCGGCATTTCGCGAAACGGTCGATGATGGGAATCATTCTGGGCTCCGATCCTGAGGGAGGAGTCTGCGGCTCCTTGTCCGAGGGTGAACGATGAGCGAGCGGAACAGAAGGGACGGCGCCGTCCATTTTGCCTTGATCATCACGCTCCCGCAAATTCATGAATTGCCTCCAGATCTTCCGCCAGAACGAAGCGCACGCGCCCCACGCTCTCCGTTCTCCAAACTCTTGTTTTGAAACAAGGCGTTGCTTTGTGCGATCGCGCCCTTGCAGTGTTTTCCCTATGCACCCGGCGTGCCGCGCGAGGCGGCGTCAGGCGCCGATCTTCGGCTCAAAAGCGACCGAGGCCTCGGTCGCCGCCAGAAATACGTGATAGAGCGAACTTGCCGGCGCATCGGCGATGAGCGGGACGCCGTCCGCGCCGATATGATCGATCCAGCCTCCGGCGAAAGGCCGGTCGAGGAACGTCCCGCGTAAAGCGCCAATCATCGCCGCGGCAAAGGCTTCCGCCCCCGCGTCGCCCTTGGCGCGCATGGCGACCGCGGCCTTCACCGCTTCGGTATGCGGCCAAACGCGATGCGCCGACTTTATCACATTCATATCGACGTCGAGCTCGTCGAAAATCAGCCCGTTCGCCGCATGGCCGGCCTGCCGCGCGACCCGGTAAAGCCGGGCGATCTCAGCGCCAAGATCATCGCCGGCGAGCGCCTCGAATTCGGCCAGCAGCCAGACCCATTCGTAATGATGGCCTGGCTCGAAAATTCCGCGCTTGGCCGGCTCGTCAGGGAGACTCCAGTCTTCACTGAAATATTCGAGCAGAACGCCCGGCTCGGCGATGAAGAGGCGCGTCTTGAACAGATCGACGATTTTGCGCGCGCGATCGAGATAGCCGCGCCCGGGCGCCGCCGTTTCCAGAGCAAGATAGGCCTCGAGCAGATGCATGTGAGGGTTCTGGCGCTTCGATCGGTCCGCGATCGGCGATGCGTCGTAGAGCCCGCCAAAATTCTGGTCCGTCAGGGCTTCGTCGATAAAAGCGATGGTTTCGTCGGCATAGTCGATCAGGCGCGCGTCGCCGTTCAGGCGGTATAGCGAGGCGAGGGCGAAGAGAACGAAAGCATGCGCATAGGCGTCCCTGACGCCCGAGGCGACATGCCCCTCGGGACCGATCGAAAAAGCAAATCCGCCGCGCGGACCGCCCGCATCGCAAAACCGGCCGACAAGCGATTCCATGGCGCTTTCGGCGAGAGGCGCGCCTTCGTCAAACCAGCCGAGCCGGGCCGCGTGCGAAAAAACGTAAATCTGCCTTGCCTGCACCATGGCGCGGCGGGCGACATCAAGGCGCGGGCGGCCGCTCCAATCGAGGCGCTCGTGAAACATGCCAAGCGATCGGTCAAATCCAGCGGTCGCCCACAGCGGGAGAGCTGAATTGGAAAGCCACGCGCGCAGACCGCTCGCGGCGGCGGCCGCCTCGGCGGAGATGGTTTCGTTCATCGTCCTCTTTTCTTCGATGGCGGCGCATGCAGGCACGATCTCACAAACTCCCTGAAACGGGGGGTCCGAACAACCCCGCGGGACCACACACCTCCCTGATTGAATTTTGATGACCAAATCGCGCTGAGATCACGACGATTTTGGATTTCATCTATCTTTTCGTTCACGCAGCGCGCAACAGGCGCGTCGCGTCGACACGATAGGACAAGGCTTCGGCGAGATGAATGGCGCCGACGGTCGTCGCGCCATCGAGATCGGCGATGGTGCGGGCGAGTTTCAGCACGCGATGGAAGCCGCGCGCCGAGAGCCGCAGCCGCTCCGACGCCTCCTGCACGAGCTTGAGGCCGCTGGCGTCCGGCTGCGCCGCCTGTTCGATGACGGCGGCAGGCGCCGCCGCATTCGATCCGACATTCTTGAGGCCCATCGCCGCATAGCGAGCGCGCTGGATGTCGCGCGCGGCGCCGACGCGCGCGGCGACCTCGGCCGATCCTTCGGACGGCGGCGGCAACATCAGATCGGCGGCGGCGACGGCCGGCGCCTCGACATGAAGATCGATGCGGTCGAGCAGAGGTCCCGAGATCCGCGTCTGATATTGCGCCATGCAGCGCTCATTGGGCTGGCGGTGACAGGAAAAGCCGAGATCCATGGCGTGACCGCAACGGCAGGGGTTCATCGCCGCGACAAGCTGGAAACGCGCCGGATAGACCGTGCGATGCGCCGCGCGGGCGATGGCGACCTCGCCCGTCTCCAGCGGCTGGCGCAGACTGTCCAGCGCCTGAGCCTGAAATTCCGGCAGTTCGTCGAGAAAGAGAACGCCGTGATGCGCCAGCGAAATCTCGCCGGGCCGCGCTCGCGCGCCGCCGCCAACGAGCGCCGCCATCGAGGCGGAATGATGCGGCGCGCGGAACGGGCGCTGGTCCGTCAGCGCCCCGCCGGCAAGATCGCCGGCGATCGAGTGAATGAGCGAGACTTCGAGCAGTTCGGCGGGCGTCAGAGGCGGCAGGATCGAGGGAAGCCGCGCCGCCAGCATCGATTTGCCGGCCCCCGGCGGCCCGTTGAACAGGAGATTATGGCCGCCGGCGGCGGCGATTTCGAGCGCGCGCTTGGCGCTCTCCTGCCCTTTGACGTCGCGCAGATCCGGCAGCGCGCTACTGACTGCGCGCACGCCCGGCCGTGGCCGGGCCATGACCTGCGTTCCCTTGAAATGATTGACCAGCTGGATCAGCGAGATTGGCGCCAGCACGTCGAGATCCTGCCCGGCCCACGCCGCCTCGGGTCCGCAGTCATGCGGGCAGATCAGGCCGTGCCCGCGCGCATTGGCGGCGATGGCTGCCGGCAACACGCCGGCCACGGCCGTGATTGCGCCATCGAGCGCAAGTTCGCCGAGCACGGTGTAATTTTGCAGGGCGTCGGGCGCGATCGCCCCGATCGCCGCCATGATGCCGAGCGCGATTGGCAGATCGTAATGGCTGCCTTCCTTTGGAAGGTCGGCCGGCGCGAGGTTGACGGTGATGCGCTTGGCCGGCAAGGCCAGGCCCGAGGAATTCAGCGCCGCGCGCACTCGCTCGCGTGATTCAGCGACCGCTTTATCGCCAAGGCCGACCACAGTGAAAACGACATTGCCATTGGCGATTTGCACCTGCACGTCGACCGGCCGGGCATCAACCCCCTCGAACGCTACCGTCGCGACCCTGACGACCATGACGTGAACTCATCCCTCAGTTTCAGAAGGGTAGCGGAGACGGCGCAGCGAATCAAGAACAACTCATGAACAAAGCGCCAATTATCAGCGCGCGGATTTTTCAGATCACGCTCCGCGCGATGGTCAGCTCCGCCTCTTCGATCATTTCAGGCGCGCCGACATGCAGCCAGAGGCCGTCCAGCCGCTGACCAAACAGACGGCCGCGTTGCGCGGCCTCCCAGAAAAAAGGCGCCAGAGGAAAGATTTTGCTCGTTTCGCCAGCGAACAACTCCGGCTTGACGATGCCGACGCCGGCATAGACGAAGGGCGCCACCTTGGTCTCGGCGCGGCGCGTCAGCCTTCCTTCGGCGTCCATGAAAAAATCCCCCGGCCAATCGACGCCGACGCTCGCCGTCGTCGCCGCGACAAGAAGGAGGATATCCATTTTGGCCGGGTCCCACGCGCCGGCGAGGCGAAGCAGGTTTTGCTTCGGCCCCTCAAGCCAGAGCGCGTCCGTGTTGCACATGAAGAATGGCTCGGAGCCGAGCCATGGCAGGGCCTTGGCGATCCCGCCGCCTTGGTCGAGCAGTTCGTCGCGCTCATCCGAGATGATGATTTCGAGATCGGCGCGGCTCGCAAGATGGCTTTCGATCTGGTCGGCGAGGTGATGCACATTGACGACCGCGCGCCGCGTTCCCGCGCGGGCGAAACGGTCGAGCATATGATCGATCATCGGCTTGCCGCCGATCTTGATCATCGGCTTCGGGACGGTCAGCGTCACAGGCAGCATGCGTTTGCCGAGGCCGGCGGCGAAAACCATCGCCGTCGAGGGCGCTTTGACTGGCATATCGACGTCTCGCTGCGCTTGCCTTAGGCCGCAGATTCAAAAATCTGCGGCAGATGCGTTTCATACCAGATCTTGAGCTCGGCCAGAGCCTCATGGCGGAGGTTTTTCAGAAGATATTGCTCAACCCGAGGCAGATGCGCGAGGTAATGCGGCTTTCGGTCGCGCGCGTCGAGCCGGGCGAAGATGCCAAGGATTTTTGTCGCCCGCTGGGCGCCCAGCAAGGCGTAGGCCCTGACGAAATCGCCCATCGCAAAAGCGCCCCCCGCCGCTTTTTGCGCGATCGCCTCCTGGCGCGCCCGCGCATAATGGCCAAGCAGCTTCAGCTCGAGAGCGTCCGGCACGGTGACCCTCGCGTCCTGCAGCAGCGAGACGAGGTCATAGGCCGGATGACCCCTGACGCAATCCTGAAAATCGACGAGCCCGACGCGCTTCAGCCCCTCGCGGGCGGCGAGCCAGATGAGATTGGGCGAATGATAGTCGCGCAACGTCCAGCTCGTCTCCGTGGTGAGACTCTCGGTCAAGGCCTTGCGCCATAGATTGACGAAGGTCGCCTTGGCGCCCGAGGAAAGCTGCAGCCGCGCTCGGTAGGGCGCATACCAATCGAGCAACAATTCGACCTCGATCAGCAGCGCGTCGAGGTCATAGGGCGGAATGGTATAGGGCGCGGCCCCCGGAACCGGCAGCGTATCGGGTAAATCGGAGCCGTGCAGTCTGGCGAGGACCTCCGTCGCGACGGCGTGGCGCTCAAAATCGGGTTCGCCGCCAATCAGGATCGGCTCGTCGCCGAGATCCTCAACCAGGATCACGCCGGTCGCGAGGTCGAACGCATAAATCTCGGGGGCGGAAATCCCCTCGGCGCGAAGGCCCTCGCCGACGGCGATGAACGGCCGCACATCCTCGGCGAGCCGGGCGATCGCGCTATAGGGCTTGCCGAAGCGGATTGGCGGCCCGTCCGGGCGCGGCGGCGAAATCATCAGGACAGCGCTCGATCCGTCGTCGCGCACGAGCCGTTCGAACAGGCGCGACGAGGCGTCGCCTTGCATGAACTGCCGTTGCGCGTCGCGCCATCGCGTCGGGGCGAGCACGCCCTCGATCGCGCGGGCGCGAGCGAGCCGGCCGGCGAAGGCGCCATGGCCCGTCACAGTCGCGTCGCGCGCGCCGGTCGCGCTGTCGGCGTCGAGCGCGAAGCTGATGTCGAGCCTGTCTTCGCCGAGATAGGCGCCGCCGCGGTCTGGCCATTCGACGATGACGAAGGCGCCGTCGGCAGCCTCGTCCCAGCCAAGTTCGATGAGATCGCTGGGCTTTTCGAGGCGGTAGAAATCGGCGTGGACGATCGGCGCCGACGCGCCCTCATAAATCTGCATGAGGAGAAACGTCGGGCTCGGAACTTCAAGATCGGGATCGCCTGTCAGGAGGCGGATCAGGGCGCGGGCGAAGGTGGTCTTGCCGGCGCCCAGCTCGCCCGAAAGGGTCACGAGATCGCCCGGACGGATGAGTTCGGCGATTTCCGCCGCAAGGCGCGACGTCGCGTCCTCGTCGGCAAGGCGCCGCGGCCAGACTGTCGCCGTCGCCGCGAGCTGCGCCTCAACCGCCATTCCGCTCCCGCCCCTGTGATTCGACTTTCCCCACCTTCGGGCTTTTCGCGGGGAAGATGCAAGTCACTGTGGTGCCCTCCCCGAGCGCGGAGTCGATCAGGATGCGGCCGCCGTGCAATTCGACGAAGGAGCGCGCGATCGAGAGGCCGAGGCCGACGCCGCGATGCCGCGAGCCGGAGGTGTGCGTCTTGAAGCGATCGAAAATATGATCGACGACCTCGCGCGGGATGCCCCGCCCCTGATCGCTGACCTTGAAGACGATCTCCTCGCCCCGGCGCAGCGCGGCAAGGCCGATCGCGCTGCCGGGCGCGGAAAAACCGATCGCGTTGGAGAGAAGATTCATCAGAATTTGCCGGATGCGCTTGCCGTCGGCGATGAAGAAGCCGAGATCCTGCATCGGGATGACGCTCAGCGTCAGCCCCGCCTCGGCGACGCGGTCCTCGAGCCCCTCGGCCGCGGCGCGCATTGTCTCCGCGACGTCGATCTCCTCGAGCGATAATTCCATCGCGTCGGCGTCGATCGAGGCGAGATCCAGAATGTCGTTGATGATGGCGAGCAGGGCCGAGGAGGATTTCGTCACATAGCCGGCATATTCGAGCTGGCGCGGGTTGAGCGGGCCGACAGAAGGATCGCCGAGAAGCTGGATGAAGCCGATGATGTTGGTCAGCGGCGAGCGCAATTCGTAGGACACGTGGTGGACGAAATCATTGCGCAGCCGCTCGGCCTCGATCAGGGCCTGATTGCGTTCGGTCAGCGCCCGCTCGACATTGACCCCCGCCGTCGCGTCGATGAAGGTGATCAGCGTCGCTCCGTCCGGCAGCGGCGCGGCGGCGCAATCAAGCACCGCGCCGTCGCGGCGCGCGAGCCGGTTTTCGTAGCCCAGCCGCTGATCCTGCAGGCCGGCCACCACCGCCCTCAGCTCGTTCCAGTCGCCCTCTTGCATGAATAAGGGCGCGCAGAGCTCGGCGACGCGATCGATATGCGGCTGATCGCCGAGTTGATCGGGATCGAGGCTCCATAATTCCGCGAAGGCCGGATTGAACAGTTTGAGCCGGCCGTCGCTGCCGAAGACCGCGACCCCTTCCTTCAGCGTGTCGAGCGTTTCGCTCTGAACGCGGATCGCGGCGTTGAATTGCGATTCGAGGCGGAAGCGCTCGGTCACGTCGTCATAGAGATAGGTGACGCCGCCCTGTGGATTGGGGTTGATGACGATGCGCAGAGTCCGCTCATCCGGCAGATACCAGGCCTGCTCCTCCGTCTCGATCGATTGATAAGCGGCGAGCAGACCTTCCTTCCAAACGCGGAAATCGGTCTGTTCCGGAATGAGCCGCGCGGCGCGCAGACGATCGAGAATTTCCGAGTCGGTCGGCTTTTCGTCAAGCCAGGCCTGATCGAGACCCCAGAGCTGGCGGTAAGCGGCGTTGTGGAACACGAGCCGCTTTGAATGGTCGAAAATAACGACCGCTGTCGAAAGCTGATCGAGCGTGCGCGCATGGGCCTGCTTTTCGCGTTCGAGCGCGTCGCGGGCGCCTTGAAGCTCCGTCACGTCGCTCGCCATGCCGACCGAGGCCGGAGCGGCCGAGCCGGCGGCGACGGCCTCGCCCGAAGGCGCGTCGATGACGTCAAACAGGCGTCGCTCGCCGACAACGACGGCTGGCGCCCGGCCGCGCCAGACCGCGCCTGTCGCGCGCGCCTCCCGGCTCGCCTCACGGGCGGGCTTTTCGAGCAGCTCGACGTTGCGCGCCACGGCCTCGTCGGGGTCCGCCGCTTCGACCGCCCGCGCATAGGCGGAATTGACCAGCGTCAGCCTACCCTCCCCGTCGCGCAGCCACGCCGGATTGGGCGAAGCGTCGAGCATCGCCCACAAGGCCTTCAGCTCCCCCTTTGCGCGCGCTTCGAGCTCTTGAAGCCGGATGGCCTCCATCCGTTCGGCGGACACATCCCTGATCCGCATGACGGCGACGCCGTCGAGGGGACGGCCTTCGACGTCGAGATGGCGCCCGTCGAGCGTTGCGACGGCAGCGCGGAACGCTGCGCCGCGCGCGCGCAGATCGGCGACGCGTACGCCCAGCTCCTGCGCCGACGCTGCGACGAGCCAGGATCCGAAGGCGAGCGGAAGCCGCCGCTGCGGATCCTCCGCCAGCAGGGCAAGGTCGCCCTCAACCTCGGGCTGATCGTCCGCGCCGCGCCAAACGACGATGATCCCCGCGGACGCGGCCAGCAAAAGCTCGGCGCGGTCGAGCCGGGCGCGAAGACGCGCGGCCTCGCCGGTGAGATCCGCTTCGCGCCCTGCCCATCGCCGATGCGCGGCGACCGTAGCGAAGGCGGCGGCCCCAGCGAAAAGGATCAGTCCAATGACGAGCGCGCTTTCAGCGGCGGCAGGGACGGCGCGTTGAAAGGCGCCGCTGTCAAAGGCGCCTTCGGCCGCGGCTGGCAAAAGGACGCCAAACGAAGCCAAAAGGAAGCCCGCAGCGCCCGCAACAAGGCGCGCAAGACGACGCCCCCGTGACGCAAATTGCGTCCGTGCATAAGTCCGCGCATTCTGGGGCTTGCGTCGGCGCGCCTGCATGAGTCTCTCCGAAACGGGCCCGATCAAACCGATCGCCGCCGATTCGCTGCACTGTAGCGATAGCGCCTATGTTTGAGAATCCGGTAAAGATCTTGCCCCGGCCTGACCGGCGTTATTTGCGGGGACGCTGCGCCGGCGGGCGAATAATCGCCGCCCAGGGAACGCCGCTGACGAACATCAGGCCCTTGGT contains these protein-coding regions:
- a CDS encoding PAS domain-containing sensor histidine kinase; this translates as MQARRRKPQNARTYARTQFASRGRRLARLVAGAAGFLLASFGVLLPAAAEGAFDSGAFQRAVPAAAESALVIGLILFAGAAAFATVAAHRRWAGREADLTGEAARLRARLDRAELLLAASAGIIVVWRGADDQPEVEGDLALLAEDPQRRLPLAFGSWLVAASAQELGVRVADLRARGAAFRAAVATLDGRHLDVEGRPLDGVAVMRIRDVSAERMEAIRLQELEARAKGELKALWAMLDASPNPAWLRDGEGRLTLVNSAYARAVEAADPDEAVARNVELLEKPAREASREARATGAVWRGRAPAVVVGERRLFDVIDAPSGEAVAAGSAAPASVGMASDVTELQGARDALEREKQAHARTLDQLSTAVVIFDHSKRLVFHNAAYRQLWGLDQAWLDEKPTDSEILDRLRAARLIPEQTDFRVWKEGLLAAYQSIETEEQAWYLPDERTLRIVINPNPQGGVTYLYDDVTERFRLESQFNAAIRVQSETLDTLKEGVAVFGSDGRLKLFNPAFAELWSLDPDQLGDQPHIDRVAELCAPLFMQEGDWNELRAVVAGLQDQRLGYENRLARRDGAVLDCAAAPLPDGATLITFIDATAGVNVERALTERNQALIEAERLRNDFVHHVSYELRSPLTNIIGFIQLLGDPSVGPLNPRQLEYAGYVTKSSSALLAIINDILDLASIDADAMELSLEEIDVAETMRAAAEGLEDRVAEAGLTLSVIPMQDLGFFIADGKRIRQILMNLLSNAIGFSAPGSAIGLAALRRGEEIVFKVSDQGRGIPREVVDHIFDRFKTHTSGSRHRGVGLGLSIARSFVELHGGRILIDSALGEGTTVTCIFPAKSPKVGKVESQGRERNGG
- a CDS encoding nucleotidyltransferase family protein, producing MPVKAPSTAMVFAAGLGKRMLPVTLTVPKPMIKIGGKPMIDHMLDRFARAGTRRAVVNVHHLADQIESHLASRADLEIIISDERDELLDQGGGIAKALPWLGSEPFFMCNTDALWLEGPKQNLLRLAGAWDPAKMDILLLVAATTASVGVDWPGDFFMDAEGRLTRRAETKVAPFVYAGVGIVKPELFAGETSKIFPLAPFFWEAAQRGRLFGQRLDGLWLHVGAPEMIEEAELTIARSVI
- a CDS encoding AGE family epimerase/isomerase, producing MVIKIQSGRCVVPRGCSDPPFQGVCEIVPACAAIEEKRTMNETISAEAAAAASGLRAWLSNSALPLWATAGFDRSLGMFHERLDWSGRPRLDVARRAMVQARQIYVFSHAARLGWFDEGAPLAESAMESLVGRFCDAGGPRGGFAFSIGPEGHVASGVRDAYAHAFVLFALASLYRLNGDARLIDYADETIAFIDEALTDQNFGGLYDASPIADRSKRQNPHMHLLEAYLALETAAPGRGYLDRARKIVDLFKTRLFIAEPGVLLEYFSEDWSLPDEPAKRGIFEPGHHYEWVWLLAEFEALAGDDLGAEIARLYRVARQAGHAANGLIFDELDVDMNVIKSAHRVWPHTEAVKAAVAMRAKGDAGAEAFAAAMIGALRGTFLDRPFAGGWIDHIGADGVPLIADAPASSLYHVFLAATEASVAFEPKIGA
- a CDS encoding YifB family Mg chelatase-like AAA ATPase yields the protein MVVRVATVAFEGVDARPVDVQVQIANGNVVFTVVGLGDKAVAESRERVRAALNSSGLALPAKRITVNLAPADLPKEGSHYDLPIALGIMAAIGAIAPDALQNYTVLGELALDGAITAVAGVLPAAIAANARGHGLICPHDCGPEAAWAGQDLDVLAPISLIQLVNHFKGTQVMARPRPGVRAVSSALPDLRDVKGQESAKRALEIAAAGGHNLLFNGPPGAGKSMLAARLPSILPPLTPAELLEVSLIHSIAGDLAGGALTDQRPFRAPHHSASMAALVGGGARARPGEISLAHHGVLFLDELPEFQAQALDSLRQPLETGEVAIARAAHRTVYPARFQLVAAMNPCRCGHAMDLGFSCHRQPNERCMAQYQTRISGPLLDRIDLHVEAPAVAAADLMLPPPSEGSAEVAARVGAARDIQRARYAAMGLKNVGSNAAAPAAVIEQAAQPDASGLKLVQEASERLRLSARGFHRVLKLARTIADLDGATTVGAIHLAEALSYRVDATRLLRAA
- the rfaE1 gene encoding D-glycero-beta-D-manno-heptose-7-phosphate kinase encodes the protein MIPIIDRFAKCRVAVIGDLILDCYLQGDVSRISPEAPVPIVRSLSERSVAGGAANVVANLATLGATVDVVGLTGLDSARDDLISCLQTHGRVDLTGLIGVADRPTTRKLRILGAHQQIVRVDQEDTSPYDDLVEQRLIAAAAAAADRADIVILSDYGKGALSLRVLREIIDRCNATQKKVLVDPKRLDLTAYRGATIITPNRKELGAATRLPCDTDSQALAAAIQAQELTESNILLTRSEKGMSFFPLSGPPIHLATVAQDVFDVSGAGDTVIAVLGASLASGLSMLESMKLANHGAGIVVAKVGTACVTPEELAASLGSELASASVNDGRHITAEDAVAQRWAWAKEKLTVGVANGCFDLLHPGHISLIKQAAASCDRLIMALNSDASVRRLKGPTRPIQDEESRAAVIGALKGVSAVVLFDEDTPFNLIKALQPDILVKGADYSEDQVVGGDIVKARGGRIVLAQLSPGQSTTQLVKKAELTH
- a CDS encoding bifunctional tRNA (adenosine(37)-N6)-threonylcarbamoyltransferase complex ATPase subunit type 1 TsaE/phosphotransferase; amino-acid sequence: MAVEAQLAATATVWPRRLADEDATSRLAAEIAELIRPGDLVTLSGELGAGKTTFARALIRLLTGDPDLEVPSPTFLLMQIYEGASAPIVHADFYRLEKPSDLIELGWDEAADGAFVIVEWPDRGGAYLGEDRLDISFALDADSATGARDATVTGHGAFAGRLARARAIEGVLAPTRWRDAQRQFMQGDASSRLFERLVRDDGSSAVLMISPPRPDGPPIRFGKPYSAIARLAEDVRPFIAVGEGLRAEGISAPEIYAFDLATGVILVEDLGDEPILIGGEPDFERHAVATEVLARLHGSDLPDTLPVPGAAPYTIPPYDLDALLIEVELLLDWYAPYRARLQLSSGAKATFVNLWRKALTESLTTETSWTLRDYHSPNLIWLAAREGLKRVGLVDFQDCVRGHPAYDLVSLLQDARVTVPDALELKLLGHYARARQEAIAQKAAGGAFAMGDFVRAYALLGAQRATKILGIFARLDARDRKPHYLAHLPRVEQYLLKNLRHEALAELKIWYETHLPQIFESAA